The following coding sequences lie in one Bacteroidales bacterium genomic window:
- the thrC gene encoding threonine synthase, translating to MEFYNLNNTSETVSFRQAVMQGAGSDNGLFFPQEIIKKNNDFFTEMDDYPFASLAAEVLYDFVKSDFTRRDLEEICIRAFNFPIPLVQVKEQIHSLELFHGPSLAFKDVGARFLSEVLKKIAEKENEEITVLVATSGDTGSAVAKSFYNVEGIRVVLLYPSGKVSHIQEKTLTTLGGNILPLEIQGTFDDCQRLVKKAFADQDAFAGKTLTSANSINVGRLLPQAVYYFWAWHQLSEAEREHVVISVPSGNYGNLCAGVMAWKMGLPVKRFIAASNVNRVVPDYLESGEYKPRPAVRTLSNAMDVGDPSNFIRIREMFGDDHRKMKTLIRPFVADNDQTREGIKDLYAAGNYIADPHGAIGYLGCRHLIHREETGIFLETAHPAKFKDIVEESIQAEIELPDYLREIQDKPKQAVQMPADYGEFKDWLKQKV from the coding sequence ATGGAATTTTACAACCTCAACAATACCAGTGAAACCGTTTCGTTCCGGCAGGCAGTCATGCAGGGTGCCGGCAGTGATAACGGTCTGTTTTTTCCTCAGGAGATCATAAAAAAGAATAATGATTTCTTTACAGAAATGGATGATTATCCGTTTGCCTCCCTGGCTGCCGAAGTATTGTATGATTTTGTTAAAAGTGATTTTACCCGCAGGGATTTGGAGGAAATATGCATAAGGGCGTTCAATTTTCCCATTCCTCTTGTTCAGGTGAAGGAACAAATACATTCCCTGGAGCTTTTCCATGGGCCTTCTTTAGCTTTTAAGGATGTAGGTGCCCGTTTTCTGTCTGAGGTACTTAAAAAGATCGCTGAAAAGGAGAATGAAGAAATAACCGTATTGGTGGCCACATCGGGAGATACGGGAAGCGCTGTGGCGAAGAGTTTCTATAATGTGGAGGGTATCCGGGTGGTTTTGTTGTACCCCTCGGGTAAGGTGAGTCATATCCAGGAGAAGACGCTTACTACTTTGGGTGGCAATATTCTGCCCCTGGAGATACAGGGAACCTTTGATGATTGCCAGAGGTTGGTGAAAAAAGCATTTGCCGATCAGGATGCTTTTGCCGGCAAAACGCTAACATCTGCCAATTCCATCAATGTGGGAAGGTTGTTGCCCCAGGCCGTGTATTATTTCTGGGCGTGGCATCAGTTAAGTGAAGCGGAACGGGAGCATGTTGTTATTTCCGTGCCCAGCGGCAATTACGGGAATTTGTGCGCCGGTGTGATGGCATGGAAAATGGGTTTGCCGGTTAAGCGTTTTATTGCCGCTTCCAATGTGAACCGCGTGGTTCCGGATTATCTTGAAAGCGGAGAATATAAACCCAGACCTGCGGTCAGAACCCTTTCAAATGCTATGGATGTGGGTGATCCGAGCAATTTCATCCGCATAAGGGAGATGTTTGGTGACGATCACCGGAAAATGAAAACCCTGATCAGGCCTTTTGTGGCCGATAATGATCAAACCCGGGAAGGGATAAAGGATTTGTATGCTGCCGGTAACTATATAGCCGATCCCCATGGGGCCATAGGTTACCTGGGATGTCGCCATCTGATCCATCGGGAAGAGACGGGGATATTCCTGGAGACAGCCCATCCCGCAAAATTCAAAGATATTGTAGAGGAGAGCATTCAGGCGGAAATCGAATTGCCGGATTATTTAAGAGAGATACAGGATAAACCCAAACAGGCGGTTCAGATGCCGGCAGATTACGGGGAATTTAAAGATTGGCTGAAACAAAAGGTTTGA
- a CDS encoding RibD family protein has protein sequence MNKEHYIENSLPKIILHNTVSLDGSLGGFDANLNMHYSIASSLHVDAYLVGSQTILDASDEIPPEPETDEQEERVYDPEDVRPFWIVVDSRSRLKGVLHFYRQMEYIKDIIVLVSNSTPKDYLRYLKEKKYPYIKAGKERIDFLEAFQAVKEEYSVETILTDTGPTLNNLLLQQNLADEISVIVAPFIVAKSQPRIFIGLDIEEEQIKLSTQDAQKLGNDYVWLRYKVRK, from the coding sequence ATGAACAAGGAACATTATATTGAAAACTCGCTGCCCAAAATCATTCTTCATAATACCGTTAGTCTGGATGGCTCTCTCGGCGGATTTGATGCGAATTTAAATATGCATTACAGCATAGCCTCAAGTTTACATGTGGATGCTTACCTGGTAGGCTCTCAGACCATATTGGATGCATCGGATGAAATTCCGCCGGAACCGGAAACTGATGAGCAGGAAGAGCGGGTTTATGATCCGGAAGATGTGAGGCCATTCTGGATTGTGGTGGACAGCAGAAGCCGGTTAAAGGGTGTGCTTCACTTTTACCGCCAGATGGAATATATTAAAGATATCATTGTTCTGGTTTCCAATTCAACCCCTAAGGATTATCTGCGTTATCTCAAAGAAAAGAAATATCCTTATATTAAGGCAGGTAAGGAAAGGATAGATTTTTTGGAGGCCTTTCAGGCTGTGAAAGAGGAATACAGTGTCGAAACGATTTTAACAGATACCGGCCCCACACTGAATAATCTTTTGTTGCAGCAAAATTTGGCAGATGAGATCAGTGTGATTGTGGCGCCTTTTATTGTTGCTAAATCTCAGCCCAGAATATTCATCGGCCTGGATATAGAAGAAGAGCAAATCAAGCTCTCCACCCAGGATGCTCAAAAATTGGGAAATGATTATGTCTGGCTCAGGTATAAGGTAAGGAAATAG
- a CDS encoding homoserine kinase codes for MQQYKGIKVFAPASVSNMGSGFDIIGFPIEHVGDTVTLYPNGSSEIRIVEITGYNEIPTDPEKNVASHAVRKLLEHLGSNEGFDMKIDKTVIPGSGLGSSASSSAAAVVAANELLGRPYTKRELVDFAMEGEALVSGGKHADNVAPAILGGIILVRSYHPLDIIRIPPPEDLWTVVLHPQIEIKTDLSRSLLMDRIDLKDAIRQWGNVGGLIAGFYTSNYDLIGDSMEDLVAEPARSELIPGYRDLKQIALSAGAKGYTISGSGPSFFAVCDSKECAEKVEKTMSEAYQNYRIDFLTYISKVDRKGTVILDKW; via the coding sequence ATGCAACAGTATAAAGGAATAAAAGTCTTTGCTCCCGCGTCGGTTTCCAATATGGGAAGCGGATTTGATATCATTGGTTTCCCCATTGAACATGTGGGTGACACCGTTACACTGTATCCAAACGGCTCTTCGGAGATCCGGATAGTGGAAATAACCGGTTATAATGAAATACCTACGGATCCTGAAAAGAATGTAGCTTCTCATGCCGTCCGGAAATTGCTGGAGCATTTAGGGAGCAATGAGGGTTTTGACATGAAAATTGACAAGACCGTTATCCCCGGAAGCGGGTTGGGCTCCAGTGCTTCCAGCTCGGCAGCGGCTGTAGTGGCGGCTAATGAATTGTTGGGAAGGCCCTATACAAAAAGAGAGCTGGTGGATTTTGCCATGGAAGGAGAGGCGCTGGTTTCGGGAGGAAAACATGCGGACAATGTGGCTCCGGCTATTCTCGGGGGAATCATTCTGGTACGCAGTTATCATCCTTTGGATATTATTCGCATTCCTCCGCCGGAAGATTTATGGACCGTAGTGCTTCACCCACAGATAGAAATAAAGACCGATCTGAGCAGGTCGCTTCTCATGGACCGCATTGATCTGAAAGATGCCATTCGTCAGTGGGGCAATGTAGGAGGACTGATTGCCGGCTTCTATACCTCCAATTACGACCTGATTGGTGACTCTATGGAGGATTTGGTTGCCGAACCCGCACGTTCGGAGCTAATACCGGGGTACCGTGACCTGAAGCAAATTGCCCTTTCCGCCGGAGCCAAAGGTTATACGATATCGGGATCCGGGCCTTCCTTCTTTGCTGTTTGTGACAGCAAAGAATGTGCAGAAAAAGTAGAGAAGACAATGAGTGAGGCTTATCAAAACTATCGGATTGATTTTTTGACTTATATTTCGAAGGTGGACAGAAAAGGTACGGTGATTCTGGATAAATGGTAA
- a CDS encoding ATP-binding protein, which yields MDLAKKIFGKGLFQITKKDLEEYFSIPREETSVLEFKSGQIKINAIFKEICAFLNTDGGLIIIGSPKERKLPKSGRFPRRICQGTLIPSDFRDKNWIESLIAANIVPHPREIRIHEIREEEGNYFILDVPKSQNPPHQFLNDGRYYIRLEKEAKPAPHGIVETLFFKQVKAQLQADLNIEPVDDYKKGNLNKISVEIRNISSVPAEHVSYLIRIFNIEDIRQDGESLAQPFKGGDGNFELQGVFEDSLTDEKTFPIRFHVMNKQEPFIVSVLAWNKEAGIFKNHGLFDPVNFQFIETYKTGDREEKSLEQLYTTLQDIRNNLS from the coding sequence ATGGATTTGGCAAAAAAAATATTCGGAAAAGGTCTTTTTCAGATCACAAAGAAAGATTTGGAGGAATATTTTTCTATACCCCGGGAAGAAACGTCAGTACTGGAATTCAAGAGCGGCCAGATTAAAATTAACGCCATATTCAAGGAAATTTGTGCTTTTCTGAATACAGACGGAGGTCTGATCATCATTGGGAGCCCGAAGGAGAGAAAACTACCAAAATCGGGCAGGTTTCCCCGTAGGATCTGCCAGGGGACCCTGATACCTTCTGATTTCAGAGATAAGAACTGGATAGAAAGCCTGATTGCAGCCAATATTGTTCCGCATCCCCGTGAGATTAGGATTCATGAAATCCGTGAAGAAGAGGGAAATTATTTTATTTTGGATGTTCCCAAAAGTCAGAATCCCCCTCATCAATTTCTGAACGACGGGCGGTATTATATTCGGCTGGAGAAAGAGGCCAAACCGGCACCCCACGGCATTGTTGAAACCCTCTTTTTCAAGCAGGTGAAGGCACAACTTCAGGCTGACCTAAATATAGAGCCAGTAGATGATTATAAAAAGGGCAACCTGAATAAGATTTCTGTGGAGATTCGCAATATATCTTCCGTTCCTGCTGAACATGTATCTTATTTGATTCGAATTTTTAATATAGAAGATATCCGGCAGGACGGCGAGTCACTGGCGCAGCCATTTAAAGGGGGAGATGGTAACTTTGAGCTGCAGGGCGTGTTTGAAGATTCGCTGACGGATGAAAAGACGTTTCCCATTCGGTTTCATGTTATGAATAAGCAGGAACCTTTTATTGTTTCTGTTTTGGCTTGGAACAAAGAAGCCGGAATTTTTAAAAACCACGGTTTATTCGATCCTGTGAATTTTCAGTTTATTGAAACCTATAAAACCGGTGACAGAGAGGAGAAATCCCTTGAGCAGCTTTATACCACCCTTCAGGATATAAGAAACAATTTGTCTTAA
- the thrA gene encoding bifunctional aspartate kinase/homoserine dehydrogenase I, translating into MNVYKFGGSSLGSAERIENVAQIILSAADKPMVVVSAVGDTTNLLEEAIDKAVETDGDYTGPYGRMKQQHLDIARNLFSPSTQPGVIGKMHLEFKKGENVLEGINILNEATEKSKDRILSIGEQVASFLVSEYLKTHSVHVTLLDAQSLIKIKQSDKKREVIYEPTLANVKGAVAELEGIGVVPGFIGSAEDGSVRIMGRGGSDLTASIIAEAIQAEVLTLWSDVSGLYTADPRIVPDAFCIEELSYEEALEMSYFGAGILYPPAVLPALRNNIPIQIKNSFYPEEKGTRIVRQTRDERIVKGISSIKDISMVTLIGGGMVGVAGIASRTFTCLSENHINVIFISQSSSEHSICIGIQSEDKEDAVSALNREFSYEINTKMIDSVAGESGFAIIALVGQNMLNTPGISGKLFQSLGSNGVNVHAIAQGSSERNISSIIKESDVEKALNLLHEDFFLSEVKKIHLYIAGTGNVGKQFIRLIYEQQDEFREEFNLEFKLIGMINSRKMLIKKEGIDWGNAVEEIESNVESANWQDFFRKMVDFNLRNTVFVDNTASEEIGNVYDQLLQHSISIATCNKIAASGDYTNYSRLKKMAHRNRAHFLFETNVGAGLPILSTIRNLKKTGDRIDRIDAVLSGSMNFILNKISEDQSFYQSLQEAMKMGYTEPDPRTDLLGTDAMRKMIILAREAGYPIEQQDVDLISFLPEKVEQASSVEAFIESVQENDALITEKWQEDIRQGKKLRFVSTLDRGEVRLGVDAFPKEHPFYDLDNADNIILLHTRWYNEQPLVIKGAGAGVDVTASGVLNDVFEIVQHNNY; encoded by the coding sequence ATGAACGTATATAAGTTTGGTGGTAGTAGTCTGGGTTCTGCAGAAAGGATAGAAAATGTAGCCCAAATCATTTTGTCGGCAGCAGATAAGCCGATGGTAGTTGTATCGGCAGTGGGTGATACAACAAATCTCCTGGAAGAGGCAATCGATAAAGCCGTAGAGACTGATGGTGATTACACCGGTCCTTACGGGCGGATGAAGCAACAACATCTGGATATTGCCAGAAACCTGTTTTCTCCTTCCACTCAACCCGGGGTAATCGGGAAAATGCATCTTGAGTTCAAAAAGGGAGAAAATGTTCTTGAAGGCATCAATATATTGAATGAAGCCACTGAGAAGTCCAAGGATCGTATTCTTAGCATTGGAGAACAGGTGGCTTCCTTTCTTGTCTCGGAATACCTGAAGACACATTCAGTCCACGTCACTTTGCTGGATGCCCAAAGCCTCATAAAAATCAAGCAATCTGACAAAAAAAGGGAAGTGATATATGAACCCACCCTGGCCAATGTTAAAGGTGCTGTAGCAGAGTTAGAAGGTATAGGTGTGGTACCGGGTTTTATCGGAAGTGCTGAGGATGGGTCTGTAAGGATCATGGGCAGGGGAGGTTCTGACCTAACGGCTTCTATTATAGCCGAAGCCATACAGGCTGAGGTATTGACCCTATGGAGCGATGTAAGCGGTTTATATACTGCTGATCCCCGGATTGTCCCCGATGCCTTTTGTATTGAAGAATTGTCCTATGAGGAGGCATTGGAGATGTCGTACTTTGGTGCGGGAATCCTTTATCCTCCTGCCGTTTTGCCGGCCTTAAGAAACAACATCCCCATACAGATAAAAAACAGTTTTTATCCCGAAGAGAAAGGCACACGTATAGTAAGACAAACCCGGGATGAACGGATTGTGAAGGGAATTTCCAGTATTAAAGACATTTCGATGGTAACCCTCATAGGAGGCGGTATGGTTGGTGTGGCTGGTATTGCTTCCAGAACATTTACGTGTTTGTCCGAAAATCATATCAATGTAATTTTTATCAGTCAGTCCTCGTCCGAGCATTCGATATGTATAGGCATACAATCGGAAGATAAAGAGGATGCCGTGTCCGCCCTAAACCGGGAATTCAGTTACGAAATCAACACCAAAATGATTGATTCGGTGGCCGGTGAATCCGGTTTTGCCATCATTGCCCTTGTGGGTCAGAATATGCTGAATACACCGGGCATCAGCGGCAAATTGTTTCAATCGCTCGGATCCAACGGAGTTAATGTACATGCCATAGCCCAGGGTTCATCCGAACGAAACATCAGTTCCATCATAAAAGAATCGGATGTGGAAAAAGCCCTCAATCTGTTACATGAAGATTTCTTCCTTTCAGAAGTCAAAAAGATCCATTTATACATAGCAGGAACCGGAAATGTTGGGAAACAGTTCATACGGCTCATTTATGAACAGCAGGATGAATTCAGAGAAGAGTTCAATCTGGAATTTAAACTGATTGGCATGATCAATTCCCGGAAAATGTTAATCAAAAAGGAAGGGATTGATTGGGGAAATGCCGTAGAGGAAATTGAATCCAACGTTGAATCTGCCAACTGGCAGGATTTTTTCCGTAAAATGGTGGATTTCAATCTTCGGAATACGGTGTTTGTGGATAATACAGCAAGCGAGGAAATCGGTAATGTTTATGATCAATTGCTACAGCATAGCATATCCATTGCCACATGTAATAAGATAGCAGCTTCCGGTGATTATACCAATTATAGCAGGTTAAAAAAGATGGCTCACCGGAACAGGGCCCATTTCCTTTTTGAAACGAATGTCGGGGCGGGATTGCCGATACTAAGCACAATCAGGAATCTGAAAAAGACGGGTGACCGGATCGACCGGATTGATGCAGTGCTTTCGGGAAGTATGAATTTCATCTTGAATAAGATTTCTGAGGATCAGTCTTTTTACCAGTCCTTGCAGGAGGCTATGAAAATGGGTTATACAGAACCGGACCCGAGAACCGATTTGCTGGGAACCGATGCCATGAGAAAGATGATTATTCTTGCCCGGGAAGCCGGCTATCCCATCGAGCAGCAGGATGTGGATCTGATATCCTTTCTGCCTGAAAAAGTTGAGCAGGCCTCTTCCGTTGAAGCATTTATTGAATCCGTGCAGGAGAATGATGCGCTCATCACGGAGAAGTGGCAGGAGGACATCCGGCAGGGAAAAAAGCTGCGGTTTGTTTCTACGCTCGACAGGGGAGAAGTAAGGTTGGGTGTTGATGCATTCCCTAAGGAACATCCGTTTTATGATCTGGATAATGCGGACAATATCATCCTTTTGCATACGCGCTGGTATAATGAACAGCCATTGGTGATAAAAGGCGCCGGTGCCGGGGTGGATGTAACCGCTTCCGGTGTACTGAATGATGTATTCGAAATCGTTCAACACAACAATTATTAA